One part of the Clostridia bacterium genome encodes these proteins:
- a CDS encoding epoxyqueuosine reductase QueH, whose amino-acid sequence MKILLHICCAPCSIYPVETLRQTGHDLRGYFYNPNIHPYLEFEKRLSTLKAYASKIELPLIIDDQYELQEFLRSIVFRETERCRICYYLRLRKTAQIAKHGKFDAFSTTLLVSPFQKQELIKEIGKVIAQEIGIEFYGPDFRLGFKTGVLKSKAEKMYRQQYCGCIFSEAERYQLSKKSSR is encoded by the coding sequence ATGAAAATATTGCTGCATATTTGCTGTGCACCTTGCAGTATTTATCCTGTAGAAACATTACGTCAGACAGGTCATGATTTAAGGGGTTATTTTTACAATCCCAATATTCATCCTTATTTGGAATTTGAAAAAAGACTTTCTACCCTAAAAGCATATGCTTCAAAAATAGAATTACCGCTAATTATAGATGATCAGTATGAGCTGCAAGAGTTTTTACGCAGTATTGTTTTTCGGGAAACAGAACGCTGCCGTATATGTTATTATTTACGGCTGCGTAAGACGGCACAAATAGCTAAACACGGTAAATTCGACGCTTTTAGTACCACTTTGTTGGTTAGTCCTTTTCAAAAACAGGAGTTAATTAAGGAAATTGGTAAAGTTATTGCTCAGGAAATTGGTATTGAGTTTTATGGTCCTGATTTTCGGCTAGGTTTTAAAACAGGTGTTTTAAAATCAAAAGCTGAAAAGATGTATCGTCAGCAATATTGTGGTTGTATTTTTAGTGAAGCTGAGCGATACCAGTTGTCAAAAAAATCTAGTAGGTGA